In Streptomyces nodosus, one DNA window encodes the following:
- a CDS encoding acetyl-CoA C-acetyltransferase has product MSGTNSSTSVIVAGARTPMGRLLGSLKSFSGADLGGFAIKAALDRAGIGGEQVQYVIMGQVLQAGAGQIPARQAAVKAGIPMNVPALTVNKVCLSGLDAIALADQLIRAGEFDVIVAGGQESMTNAPHLLPKSRDGYKYGAVQMVDAMAHDGLTDAFENIAMGESTEKHNTRLGITRPEQDEIAALSHRRAAEAQKNGVFEAEITPVEVPQRKGDPVLFSRDEGIRGETTVESLAKLRPAFTRDGTITAGSASQISDGAAAVVVMSKAKAQELGLEWIAEIGAHGNVAGPDNSLQSQPSNAILHALKKEGLEVSDLDLIEINEAFAAVAVQSMKDLGVSTEKVNVNGGAIALGHPIGMSGARLVLHLALELKRRGGGVGAAALCGGGGQGDALIVRVPKA; this is encoded by the coding sequence ATGTCTGGAACGAACAGCTCCACCTCCGTGATCGTCGCCGGAGCCCGTACCCCGATGGGACGGCTGCTCGGCTCGCTGAAGTCCTTCTCCGGGGCCGATCTCGGCGGTTTCGCGATCAAGGCCGCCCTCGACCGTGCGGGGATCGGCGGCGAGCAGGTGCAGTATGTGATCATGGGTCAGGTGCTGCAGGCCGGGGCGGGGCAGATCCCCGCACGCCAGGCTGCGGTCAAGGCGGGCATTCCGATGAACGTCCCGGCCCTGACGGTCAACAAGGTGTGTCTGTCGGGCCTCGACGCGATCGCGCTGGCCGACCAGTTGATCCGTGCGGGTGAGTTCGATGTGATCGTCGCCGGCGGCCAGGAGTCCATGACCAACGCCCCCCATCTGCTGCCGAAGTCCCGGGACGGCTACAAGTACGGCGCCGTCCAGATGGTCGACGCGATGGCCCACGACGGCCTGACCGACGCCTTCGAGAACATCGCCATGGGCGAGTCGACCGAGAAGCACAACACGCGCCTCGGCATCACCCGTCCGGAGCAGGACGAGATCGCGGCGCTCTCCCACCGGCGCGCCGCCGAGGCCCAGAAGAACGGCGTCTTCGAGGCCGAGATCACCCCGGTGGAGGTACCGCAGCGCAAGGGCGATCCGGTTCTCTTCAGCCGTGACGAGGGCATCCGCGGCGAGACCACGGTGGAGTCGCTCGCGAAGCTGCGCCCGGCCTTCACCAGGGACGGCACCATCACGGCAGGTTCCGCCTCGCAGATCTCGGACGGTGCGGCGGCCGTGGTCGTGATGAGCAAGGCCAAGGCCCAGGAGCTCGGCCTGGAGTGGATCGCGGAGATCGGCGCCCACGGGAATGTGGCGGGACCGGACAACTCGCTCCAGTCGCAGCCCTCGAACGCGATCCTCCACGCGCTGAAGAAGGAGGGCCTGGAGGTCTCGGACCTCGATCTGATCGAGATCAACGAGGCGTTCGCGGCGGTGGCCGTGCAGTCAATGAAGGACCTGGGGGTTTCCACCGAAAAGGTGAACGTCAACGGTGGTGCGATCGCCTTGGGTCACCCGATCGGGATGTCCGGCGCCCGGCTCGTCCTCCATCTCGCCCTGGAGCTGAAGCGGCGCGGCGGAGGCGTCGGCGCGGCGGCCCTGTGCGGTGGCGGCGGCCAGGGCGACGCGCTGATCGTGCGGGTGCCCAAGGCCTGA
- the meaB gene encoding methylmalonyl Co-A mutase-associated GTPase MeaB: MQDVSSLVAQAREGGPRAVARLISLVEGASEQLREVMAALAPLSGGAYVVGLTGSPGVGKSTSASALVTAYRKQGKRVGVLAVDPSSPFSGGALLGDRVRMSEHASDAGVYIRSMATRGHLGGLAWAAPQAIRVLDAAGCEVILVETVGVGQSEVEIASQADTSVVLLAPGMGDGIQAAKAGILEIGDVYVVNKADRDGADAAARELNHMLGLGEARAPGDWRPPIVKTVASRGEGVEEVVEALEKHRAWMEERGVLAERRLARAAREVETIAVTALRERIGDLHGDRYLGALAERIVAGELDPYRAADELVAGLTEG, translated from the coding sequence ATGCAGGACGTCTCCTCGCTGGTGGCCCAGGCCCGGGAGGGCGGGCCGCGGGCCGTGGCACGGCTGATCTCCCTGGTCGAGGGGGCGTCCGAGCAGCTCAGGGAGGTCATGGCGGCCCTGGCGCCGCTGTCCGGCGGGGCGTATGTGGTGGGCCTCACCGGGTCGCCGGGCGTCGGCAAGTCCACGTCCGCATCGGCGCTGGTGACGGCCTACCGCAAACAGGGCAAGCGGGTCGGGGTGCTGGCCGTGGACCCGTCCTCGCCCTTCTCGGGCGGTGCGCTGCTCGGTGATCGCGTACGGATGTCGGAGCACGCCTCCGACGCCGGCGTGTACATCCGGTCGATGGCCACGCGGGGGCATCTGGGCGGCCTCGCCTGGGCCGCCCCGCAGGCGATCCGGGTGCTGGACGCGGCGGGCTGCGAAGTGATCCTGGTGGAGACCGTCGGCGTCGGCCAGTCGGAGGTCGAGATCGCCTCCCAGGCCGACACCTCGGTCGTGCTGCTGGCCCCGGGGATGGGCGACGGCATCCAGGCCGCGAAGGCGGGAATCCTGGAGATCGGCGATGTCTATGTCGTCAACAAGGCCGACCGGGACGGCGCGGACGCCGCCGCCCGTGAACTGAACCACATGCTGGGCCTCGGCGAGGCGCGGGCCCCGGGTGACTGGCGTCCGCCGATCGTGAAGACGGTCGCCTCCCGGGGCGAGGGCGTCGAGGAGGTCGTCGAGGCCCTGGAGAAGCACCGGGCGTGGATGGAGGAGCGGGGGGTGCTCGCCGAGCGCCGGCTGGCCCGCGCCGCCCGCGAGGTGGAGACCATCGCGGTGACGGCCCTGCGGGAGCGCATCGGCGATCTGCACGGCGACCGTTACCTGGGTGCGCTGGCCGAGCGGATCGTGGCGGGCGAGCTGGACCCCTACCGGGCGGCCGACGAACTGGTGGCGGGACTGACCGAGGGCTGA
- a CDS encoding MarR family winged helix-turn-helix transcriptional regulator gives METETATRWLTEAEQCAWRTLLDVNRLLMYQLEKDLQPFGLTMNDYEILVNLSESEDGRMRMSDLAAATLQSKSRLSHQITRMENANLVRRENCESDRRGLYAVLTDHGRETVQKVAPHHVGSVRRHFIDLMSPEDLEQVHRSLRPIAEHLRCQRGKP, from the coding sequence ATGGAGACCGAGACGGCAACGCGCTGGCTGACCGAAGCGGAGCAGTGCGCCTGGCGCACCCTTCTGGACGTCAACCGGCTGCTGATGTACCAGCTGGAGAAGGATCTTCAGCCGTTCGGCCTGACGATGAACGACTACGAGATCCTGGTGAACCTCTCGGAGTCCGAGGACGGCCGGATGCGGATGAGCGACCTCGCGGCGGCCACCCTCCAGTCCAAGAGCCGCCTTTCGCACCAGATCACCCGGATGGAGAACGCGAACCTGGTCCGCCGCGAGAACTGCGAGTCCGACCGGCGAGGTCTGTACGCGGTCCTCACCGATCACGGCAGGGAGACGGTGCAGAAGGTCGCTCCCCACCATGTGGGCTCCGTACGGCGGCACTTCATCGATCTGATGTCCCCCGAGGACCTGGAGCAGGTACACCGGTCCCTGCGCCCGATCGCCGAACACCTGAGGTGCCAGCGCGGCAAGCCGTGA
- a CDS encoding AIM24 family protein produces MTLPADDNVNEYTFCVELKGSQWFLQKGKMIAYYGSIEFNGIGHGPLDHLVRASFHSPLHASDWVVAQGSGRMLLADRAFDVNSFDLEDGNLTVRSGNLLAFQPSLSLKQSIIPGFLTLIGTGKFVAASNGPVVFMEPPIRVDPQALVGWADCPSPCHHYDHAYLTGVWGGLRGLTGFGGASGEEHQFEFVGAGTVLLQSSEKLMDELDRGAVPEEPGVPGGGGTPGHRGASGAPHLPGQPGDLQRRFGL; encoded by the coding sequence ATGACACTGCCGGCCGACGACAACGTCAACGAGTACACCTTCTGTGTGGAGCTCAAGGGGAGCCAGTGGTTCCTGCAGAAGGGGAAGATGATCGCCTACTACGGGTCGATCGAGTTCAACGGCATCGGACACGGCCCCCTCGACCATCTCGTCCGCGCGTCCTTCCATTCGCCTTTGCATGCGAGCGACTGGGTGGTGGCGCAGGGCTCGGGCCGGATGCTCCTCGCCGACCGGGCCTTCGATGTGAACTCCTTCGACCTGGAGGACGGCAATCTGACCGTTCGCTCGGGCAATCTGCTTGCTTTTCAGCCAAGTCTCTCGCTGAAGCAGTCGATCATTCCCGGCTTTCTGACGCTGATCGGCACCGGCAAGTTCGTGGCCGCGTCCAACGGCCCGGTGGTCTTCATGGAACCCCCGATCCGGGTGGACCCCCAGGCCCTGGTCGGCTGGGCCGACTGCCCGTCCCCGTGCCATCACTACGACCATGCCTATCTGACCGGCGTATGGGGTGGTCTACGTGGGCTGACGGGCTTCGGCGGGGCCTCCGGGGAGGAGCACCAGTTCGAGTTCGTCGGAGCGGGCACCGTCCTGCTGCAGTCCTCGGAGAAACTGATGGACGAGCTGGACAGGGGGGCGGTCCCGGAGGAACCCGGGGTGCCGGGCGGCGGCGGAACACCCGGCCACCGGGGCGCGTCGGGGGCACCGCACCTTCCCGGACAGCCGGGAGACCTCCAGCGTCGCTTCGGGCTGTGA
- a CDS encoding AIM24 family protein, giving the protein MAFREVNSKMIEATVVPGTRLFSQRGAMLAYRGDVSFTPSIQGGQGGVMSMIGRRVANEATPLMTVEGSGTVLFGHGGHHVQVIELAGDTLYVEADRLLAFEGTLQQGTMFMGSQGGVMGLVRGQVTGQGLFTTTLAGHGAVAVMAHGGVFEVPITPQRPVHVDPQAYVAHHGEVRNKLTTAIGWREMVGRGSGEAFQLELSGSGVVYVQASEEKL; this is encoded by the coding sequence ATGGCCTTCCGCGAAGTGAACTCGAAGATGATCGAGGCGACGGTCGTGCCCGGGACCCGTCTGTTCAGCCAGCGGGGGGCGATGCTCGCCTACCGGGGCGACGTCTCCTTCACCCCCAGCATCCAGGGCGGCCAGGGCGGGGTGATGTCGATGATCGGCCGCCGGGTGGCGAACGAGGCGACGCCGCTGATGACGGTCGAGGGCAGCGGCACGGTGCTGTTCGGGCACGGCGGCCACCATGTCCAGGTGATCGAGCTCGCGGGCGACACCCTGTACGTCGAGGCGGACCGGCTGCTCGCCTTCGAGGGCACCCTCCAGCAGGGCACCATGTTCATGGGCTCGCAGGGCGGCGTCATGGGCCTGGTACGCGGCCAGGTGACGGGCCAGGGCCTGTTCACCACCACGCTCGCGGGGCACGGCGCGGTCGCCGTGATGGCGCACGGCGGGGTCTTCGAGGTGCCGATCACCCCGCAGCGCCCGGTCCATGTGGACCCCCAGGCCTATGTCGCGCACCACGGCGAGGTCCGCAACAAGCTGACCACGGCGATCGGCTGGCGGGAGATGGTGGGCCGGGGCTCCGGCGAGGCGTTCCAGCTGGAGCTGAGCGGCAGCGGTGTGGTCTACGTCCAGGCGTCGGAGGAAAAACTGTGA
- a CDS encoding AIM24 family protein — translation MFRLQESKVLAVDLAGDAVKAKNGSMVAYDGQLTFKRLTGGGEGIRGMVTRRLTGEQMTVMEVKGHGTCWFADRASEINLVDLRGDKLYVESSNLLATDASLRTGTTFTGVRGASQGNGLFTTTVEGHGQAAIMSDGHAVVLRVSAQYPLTVDPGAYIAHQGDVRQSFQAGVTFRTFLGEGGGEAFQIRFEGDGLVYVQPSERNTIAGNL, via the coding sequence ATGTTCCGACTCCAAGAGAGCAAGGTGCTGGCCGTCGACCTGGCCGGGGACGCCGTGAAGGCGAAGAACGGCTCCATGGTCGCCTACGACGGACAGCTCACCTTCAAGAGACTCACCGGCGGCGGTGAGGGGATCCGCGGGATGGTGACCCGGCGGCTCACCGGCGAACAGATGACCGTGATGGAGGTGAAGGGGCACGGGACCTGCTGGTTCGCGGACCGGGCCAGCGAGATCAACCTGGTGGACCTGCGGGGCGACAAGCTGTACGTCGAGTCCAGCAATCTCCTGGCGACGGACGCGAGCCTGCGCACGGGCACCACGTTCACCGGTGTGCGCGGCGCCTCCCAGGGCAACGGCCTGTTCACCACGACCGTGGAGGGCCACGGCCAAGCGGCGATCATGTCGGACGGCCATGCGGTGGTGCTGCGGGTGAGCGCGCAGTACCCGCTGACCGTCGACCCGGGCGCCTACATCGCGCACCAGGGCGATGTACGGCAGTCCTTCCAGGCCGGGGTGACCTTCCGCACCTTCCTCGGCGAGGGCGGCGGCGAGGCCTTCCAGATCCGCTTCGAGGGGGACGGACTGGTGTATGTCCAGCCCAGCGAGCGCAACACGATCGCGGGGAACCTCTGA
- a CDS encoding DUF3817 domain-containing protein, translating to MDIKTATALRRLRLVSAPEAVSFLLLLVCSVLKRTTDFNAVPVMGAIHGVLFILYVIFWVDAWNRARWPLGTAALYFVLSVLPTGGFFAERRLRREAEDSVIAARARKEGIVNA from the coding sequence GTGGACATAAAGACCGCCACCGCCCTCCGCAGGCTCCGCCTGGTCTCGGCTCCCGAGGCCGTCTCCTTCCTGCTGCTGCTCGTCTGCTCGGTGCTGAAGCGCACCACCGACTTCAACGCCGTGCCCGTGATGGGCGCCATCCACGGCGTCCTGTTCATCCTCTATGTGATCTTCTGGGTGGACGCCTGGAACCGCGCCAGGTGGCCGCTGGGGACCGCGGCCCTCTACTTCGTCCTGTCGGTGCTGCCGACCGGCGGTTTCTTCGCCGAGCGCAGGCTGCGCCGGGAGGCCGAGGACTCGGTCATCGCCGCCCGCGCCCGCAAGGAAGGGATCGTGAACGCGTGA
- a CDS encoding MTH1187 family thiamine-binding protein, whose translation MIVAFSVTPLGVGEDVGEYVADAVRVVRESGLPHRTDAMFTSIEGEWDEVMDVVKRAVAAVEARAPRVSVVLKADIRPGVSDGLTSKVETVERYLSGA comes from the coding sequence GTGATCGTCGCCTTCTCCGTGACGCCCCTGGGTGTCGGCGAGGACGTGGGGGAGTATGTCGCCGACGCCGTCCGGGTCGTACGGGAGTCGGGTCTGCCGCACCGCACCGACGCCATGTTCACCTCGATCGAGGGGGAGTGGGACGAGGTCATGGACGTCGTGAAGCGGGCCGTCGCCGCGGTCGAGGCGCGCGCCCCGAGGGTCTCCGTGGTCCTCAAGGCGGACATCCGCCCCGGTGTGTCCGACGGGCTGACGTCCAAGGTGGAGACGGTGGAGCGCTATCTGTCCGGCGCCTGA
- a CDS encoding TetR/AcrR family transcriptional regulator has protein sequence MSAATRTKLLEGALRTLTEQGIAGTSARTVAAGAGVNQALVFYHFGSVEELLAEACRYGTEQRVARYRERLDRIDSLGELLVFGREMHEEEKAAGQVAVLGQLLAGAQAHPRLASATAAGLDLWIVEIERVLERVLASTPLAEFADPAGLARAVSASFVGIELYEGVDEEGAAAALAALEQLASLVAALDTLGPVAQRALRHTLRRTSGSTGVTARVRRTP, from the coding sequence ATGAGTGCGGCGACCAGGACGAAGCTGCTGGAGGGCGCGCTGCGGACGCTCACCGAGCAGGGCATCGCCGGGACCTCGGCCCGGACCGTCGCGGCCGGCGCCGGCGTCAACCAGGCGCTGGTCTTCTACCACTTCGGTTCGGTGGAGGAGTTGCTCGCGGAGGCATGCCGCTACGGCACGGAGCAGCGGGTGGCCCGGTACCGGGAGCGGCTGGACCGGATCGACTCGCTCGGCGAACTCCTCGTGTTCGGGCGGGAGATGCACGAGGAGGAGAAGGCGGCGGGGCAGGTGGCCGTGCTCGGCCAGCTGCTGGCCGGCGCCCAGGCCCACCCCCGGCTGGCCTCGGCCACGGCGGCCGGGCTCGACCTGTGGATCGTGGAGATCGAGCGGGTGCTGGAGCGGGTGCTGGCCTCGACGCCGCTCGCGGAGTTCGCCGATCCCGCGGGGCTCGCCCGCGCGGTGTCCGCCTCCTTCGTGGGGATCGAGCTGTACGAGGGGGTGGACGAGGAGGGCGCGGCCGCCGCCCTGGCCGCCCTGGAACAACTGGCGTCCCTGGTGGCGGCCCTCGACACCCTGGGCCCCGTGGCCCAGCGCGCCCTCCGCCACACCCTCCGGCGGACCTCCGGCAGTACCGGGGTCACCGCTCGTGTTCGACGTACTCCTTGA
- a CDS encoding SRPBCC family protein — protein MSTLEEHVDVGVPIDTAWNSLHRVEGYPRFVEGVREARSETEGRARLDVEAGGRSREFETELSDRGGERVMEWRTTGGPPLTGSFSLQELGRDRTRVQIRLEYDPGAVRETFGGPKGFAQANAIERIVRSDLEQFKEYVEHER, from the coding sequence ATGAGCACCCTCGAAGAGCATGTGGACGTAGGAGTTCCGATCGACACGGCCTGGAACAGCCTTCATCGCGTGGAGGGCTATCCACGCTTTGTGGAGGGGGTACGGGAGGCCCGCTCCGAGACGGAGGGCCGGGCACGTCTGGACGTCGAGGCGGGCGGCCGGTCCCGTGAGTTCGAGACCGAGCTCTCCGACCGCGGCGGGGAACGTGTGATGGAGTGGCGGACCACGGGCGGTCCCCCGCTGACGGGCTCCTTCTCCCTCCAGGAGCTCGGCCGCGACCGCACCCGGGTCCAGATACGCCTCGAGTACGACCCCGGCGCCGTCCGGGAGACGTTCGGCGGCCCCAAGGGCTTCGCCCAGGCGAACGCGATCGAACGCATCGTCCGCTCCGATCTGGAGCAGTTCAAGGAGTACGTCGAACACGAGCGGTGA
- a CDS encoding MarR family winged helix-turn-helix transcriptional regulator: MPKPLSLSFDPIARADEHWKQRWGNVPSMAAITSIMRAQQILLAEVDAVVKPYGLTFARYEALVLLTFSKAGELPMSKIGERLMVHPTSVTNTVDRLVRSGLVAKRPNPDDGRGTLASITDKGREVCDEATRDLMAMEFGLGAYDAEECAEIFAMLRPLRVAAGDFESA; the protein is encoded by the coding sequence GTGCCGAAGCCGCTCAGCCTCTCCTTCGACCCCATCGCCCGCGCCGACGAGCACTGGAAACAGCGATGGGGCAATGTGCCCTCCATGGCCGCGATCACCTCGATCATGCGGGCGCAGCAGATCCTGCTCGCCGAGGTCGACGCGGTGGTCAAACCGTACGGACTGACCTTCGCGCGGTACGAGGCGCTGGTGCTGCTCACCTTCTCCAAGGCCGGCGAACTACCCATGTCCAAGATCGGGGAGCGTCTGATGGTGCACCCGACCTCGGTGACCAACACGGTCGACCGCCTGGTGAGGTCCGGTCTGGTCGCCAAGCGGCCCAACCCCGACGACGGCCGCGGCACCCTCGCCTCCATCACCGACAAGGGCCGCGAGGTCTGTGACGAGGCCACCCGCGACCTGATGGCGATGGAGTTCGGGCTCGGTGCCTATGACGCCGAGGAGTGCGCCGAGATCTTCGCGATGCTGCGCCCGCTGCGGGTCGCCGCCGGGGACTTCGAGTCCGCGTAG
- a CDS encoding DUF3817 domain-containing protein, whose amino-acid sequence MKRSVLTRYRVMAYVTGVLLVLLTLGVIAKLLDINGAADFTRVVGIAHGWLYVVYLVFAFDLGSKAKWPVGKQLWVLLAGTIPTAAFFVERKVSHELETKLADATPAVAKA is encoded by the coding sequence ATGAAACGAAGCGTGCTGACCCGCTACCGCGTCATGGCCTATGTCACCGGCGTGCTGCTGGTCCTGCTGACCCTCGGTGTGATCGCCAAGTTGCTGGACATCAACGGCGCCGCGGACTTCACCCGGGTCGTGGGCATCGCGCACGGCTGGCTGTACGTCGTCTATCTGGTCTTCGCCTTCGACCTCGGCTCCAAGGCGAAGTGGCCGGTCGGCAAGCAGCTGTGGGTGCTGCTGGCGGGGACGATCCCGACGGCCGCCTTCTTCGTGGAGCGCAAGGTCAGCCATGAGCTGGAGACCAAGCTCGCCGACGCGACACCGGCGGTCGCCAAGGCCTGA
- a CDS encoding acyl-CoA mutase large subunit family protein: MDADAIAEGRRRWQARYDAARTREAAGGSEAKPPRSWTRTTLSGDPVEPVYGPRPTDSYEGFERIGWPGEYPFTRGLYPTGYRGRSWTVRQFAGFGNAEQTNERFKAILEAGGGGLSVAFDMPTLMGRDSDDPRSLGEVGHCGVAIDSAADMEVLFQDIQLGEVTTSMTISGPAVPVFCMYLVAAERQGVDPAVLNGTLQTDIFKEYIAQKEWLFRPEPHLRLIGDLMEHCTAGIPAYKPLSVSGYHIREAGATAAQELAYTLADGFGYVELGLSRGLDVDVFAPGLSFFFDAHVDFFEEIAKFRAARRIWARWMREVYGARSDKAQWLRFHTQTAGVSLTAQQPYNNVVRTAVEALAAVLGGTNSLHTNALDETLALPSEQAAEIALRTQQVLMEETGVAHVADPLGGSWYVEQLTDRIEADAEKIFEQIKERGLRAHPDGRHPIGPMTSGILRGIEDGWFTGEIAESAFRYQQALEKGDKHVVGVNVHTGSVTGDLEILRVGHEVEREQVRVLAARRAARDETAVRTALDGMLAAARDGTDMIGPMLDAVRAEATLGEICGALRDEWGIYTEPPGF, translated from the coding sequence ATGGACGCTGACGCCATCGCGGAGGGCCGCCGACGCTGGCAGGCCCGTTATGACGCCGCACGCACGCGTGAGGCGGCCGGGGGCTCCGAGGCGAAACCCCCGAGGAGCTGGACGCGCACCACGCTCTCCGGCGACCCCGTGGAGCCCGTGTACGGGCCCCGGCCCACCGACAGCTACGAGGGCTTCGAGCGGATCGGCTGGCCGGGCGAGTACCCCTTCACCCGCGGTCTGTATCCGACCGGCTACCGGGGCCGGAGCTGGACCGTCCGCCAGTTCGCCGGGTTCGGGAACGCCGAGCAGACCAATGAGCGCTTCAAGGCGATCCTGGAGGCCGGCGGCGGAGGCCTGAGCGTCGCCTTCGACATGCCGACGCTGATGGGCCGCGACTCCGACGATCCGCGCTCCCTGGGCGAGGTCGGGCACTGCGGGGTGGCGATCGACTCGGCGGCCGACATGGAGGTCCTGTTCCAGGACATCCAGCTGGGTGAGGTTACGACCTCGATGACGATCAGCGGTCCGGCCGTCCCCGTCTTCTGCATGTATCTGGTCGCCGCCGAGCGGCAGGGCGTCGACCCGGCCGTGCTCAACGGCACGCTCCAGACCGACATCTTCAAGGAGTACATCGCCCAGAAGGAGTGGCTCTTCCGGCCCGAGCCGCATCTGCGTCTGATCGGCGACCTGATGGAGCACTGCACGGCCGGCATCCCCGCCTACAAGCCGCTGTCCGTCTCCGGCTACCACATCCGTGAGGCGGGCGCGACGGCCGCACAGGAGCTGGCGTACACCCTGGCGGACGGCTTCGGATATGTGGAGCTGGGGCTCAGCCGCGGGCTCGACGTGGATGTCTTCGCCCCGGGGCTGTCCTTCTTCTTCGACGCGCATGTCGACTTCTTCGAGGAGATCGCCAAGTTCCGGGCCGCGCGCCGCATCTGGGCGCGCTGGATGCGCGAGGTGTACGGCGCGCGGAGCGACAAGGCGCAGTGGCTGCGCTTCCACACCCAGACCGCCGGGGTCTCGCTGACCGCCCAGCAGCCGTACAACAACGTGGTGCGTACGGCGGTGGAGGCGCTGGCGGCGGTGCTGGGCGGGACCAACTCGCTGCACACCAACGCACTGGACGAGACGCTGGCGCTGCCGAGCGAACAGGCGGCGGAGATCGCGCTGCGCACCCAGCAGGTGCTGATGGAGGAGACCGGGGTCGCCCATGTCGCGGACCCGCTGGGCGGTTCGTGGTACGTCGAGCAGCTGACGGACCGGATCGAGGCGGACGCGGAGAAGATCTTCGAGCAGATCAAGGAGCGGGGACTGCGGGCGCATCCGGACGGTCGGCACCCGATCGGCCCGATGACCTCCGGCATTCTGCGGGGGATCGAGGACGGCTGGTTCACGGGCGAGATCGCGGAGTCCGCCTTCCGCTATCAGCAGGCCCTGGAGAAGGGCGACAAGCACGTGGTGGGCGTCAATGTCCACACCGGATCGGTCACCGGGGACCTGGAGATCCTGCGGGTCGGCCACGAGGTGGAGCGGGAGCAGGTGCGGGTGCTCGCGGCGCGCCGGGCGGCGCGGGACGAGACCGCGGTGCGTACGGCGCTCGACGGCATGCTGGCGGCGGCACGCGACGGCACCGACATGATCGGCCCCATGCTGGACGCGGTGCGCGCGGAGGCGACGCTCGGCGAGATCTGCGGGGCGCTGCGGGACGAGTGGGGGATCTACACGGAGCCGCCGGGCTTCTGA
- a CDS encoding TetR/AcrR family transcriptional regulator, protein MQNSSRTGRPRSAAADAAILEATREALVELGWSKLTLQDVATRAGVAKTTLYRRWAGKNELVVDAVAALFDELELPDRGSLAADIEGVVLQFAAILDRPEAKSGLMAVMTESTRDDALRERIRTSIVARQKRLVLAGRARATARGELPPAADAGEAARTVDLIFDMVAGAVLHRTLVSARPADEEWVRGFTRVLLGGLTAPATRPWPSQKPGGSV, encoded by the coding sequence ATGCAGAACAGCTCCCGTACGGGGCGCCCCCGCAGCGCCGCCGCGGACGCCGCGATCCTGGAGGCGACGCGGGAGGCCCTGGTCGAACTCGGCTGGTCGAAGCTCACCCTGCAGGATGTGGCGACGCGGGCCGGGGTCGCCAAGACCACCCTCTACCGCCGCTGGGCGGGCAAGAACGAGCTGGTGGTGGACGCGGTGGCGGCCCTCTTCGACGAACTGGAGCTGCCCGACCGCGGCAGCCTGGCCGCGGACATCGAGGGCGTGGTGCTCCAGTTCGCGGCGATCCTGGACCGCCCGGAGGCCAAGAGCGGCCTGATGGCCGTCATGACCGAGTCCACCCGGGACGACGCGCTGCGCGAACGCATCCGCACCTCGATCGTGGCCCGCCAGAAGCGTCTGGTGCTGGCGGGCCGGGCACGGGCGACGGCCCGCGGCGAGCTGCCTCCCGCGGCCGACGCCGGGGAGGCGGCCCGCACCGTCGATCTGATCTTCGACATGGTGGCGGGTGCCGTGCTCCACCGCACCCTGGTCAGCGCCCGCCCGGCGGACGAGGAGTGGGTCCGCGGCTTCACCCGGGTGCTGCTGGGGGGCCTGACGGCACCGGCCACCCGGCCGTGGCCGTCTCAGAAGCCCGGCGGCTCCGTGTAG